The following nucleotide sequence is from Saccharothrix texasensis.
GGTGGTGGTCGCGTGGCGCGGCGGGCTGCGGATGACGCGGCGGCAGTTCGGCTCGGCGGTGCTGCTGGGACTGCTGCTGCCCGCCTGGGGCAACGGGCTCGTGGTGCTGGCCGAGCAGTCCGTGGCGTCGGGGTTGGCGGCGCTGCTGGTGGCGGCCGTGCCGCTGTACGTGGTGCTGATGCGGCGGTTCGCCGGTGAACGGCCGCACCGCGTGACGTACGCGGGGGTGGCCATCGGCCTGGTGGGGTTGGCCGTGTTGTTGTCGGACGACGTGGGCGAGTCGTCGTGGTGGGGGCCGTGGGTGGTGCTGCTGGCGGCGCTCGGGTGGGCGCTGGGGTCGTTCCTGAGCAGCCGGCTGGACACGCCGGCGAACCCGTTCGCGCTGTCGGCGGTGGAGATGCTGGCCGGCGGCGTGGCGTTGACGGTGGCGGGGCTGGCCGCGGGGGAACGGGTGTCGTTCGGCGCGATCACCACGTCGTCGTGGGTGGCGTGGGGCTACCTGGTGGTGTTCGGGTCGTTGCTGGCGTTCAGCTCGTACGTGTACGTGCTGGGGCAGTTGCCGGTGTCGACGGTGGCGACCTACGCGTACGTGAACCCGGTGATCGCGGTGGTGCTCGGGGTGTGGCTGGCCGACGAGCGGTTCGGGGTGCGGCAGCTGCTCGGCGGTCTGCTGGTGGTCGCGGCGGTGGTGCTGGTGGTCCGGGCCGAGCGGAAACGTCGTACCCCGGTGGGAGTATCGCCCCGTGCAGAAGATGAACGCTGACGTCGCCCGCCGGATCGCGCTGGGGGCACAGGGTTTCGCCGACGCCCGGCCCGCCGCCGAGCCCACCCGGCGGCACCTGCGGAAGGTGCTGTCGCGGATCCGGCTGCTGCAGCTGGACTCGGTGAACGTGGCCGTCCGCGCGCACTACATGCCGGTGTTCAGCAGGCTGGGCGCCTACTCGCCGTCGTTGGTGGACGAGGCGGCGTGGTCGCACAGCGCGCAGAAGCCGCGGCTGCTGGTGGAGTACTGGGCGCACGAGGCGAGCCTGGTGCCGGTGGAGGACTGGCCGCTGCTGCACTCCGGGGCCAAGCGCCCCGGCTGGTGGAAGAACCACACGGCGGTCGCCGAGCGCTCGCCGCGGCTCGTGGACGACATCCTGGCGGTGGTGCGGGAGCTGGGGCCGCTCGGCGCGGGCGCGATCGAGAAGGCGTTGGCCGGTGGCGGGCCGCGGGCCAAGGACCACTGGGGCTGGAACTGGTCCGAGGTCAAGAAGGTGTGCGAGTACCTGTTCGGCGAGGGCGTGCTGACCACCGGGTCGCGGCGCGGGTTCGAGCGGCTCTACGACCTGAGCGAACGCGTGCTGCCGCCGGAGGTGTCGGCGCGGTGGCGGTCGGTGTCGGCGGAGGAAGGCGCGCGGGAGCTGGTGGCGCGCGCGGCGACGGCGTTGGGCGTGGCGACCGAGCCCGACCTGCGCGACTACTACCGCTTGCAGCCCGCGCGCAGCCGGCAGGCCGTGGCGGAGCTGGTCGAGGCCGGGGTGCTGGAGCCGGTCGAGGTGCAGGGGTGGGGCGCGCCCGCGTACCGGCACGTCGAGGCGCGCGTGCCGCGGCGGATCACCGGCCGGGCGCTGCTGTGCCCGTTCGACCCGCTGATCTGGGAGCGGGCCCGGACCGAGCGGATCTTCGGCTTCTTCTACCGGATCGAGATCTACGTGCCCGCGCCGAAGCGGGTGCACGGCTACTACGTGTTCCCGTTCCTGCTGGACGGCGAGCTGGTGGCGCGGGTCGACCTGAAGGCGGACCGGGCGGCGGGCGTGCTGCGGGTCCAGGCGGCGTACGCCGAGCCGACCGCGGACGTGGGTCGGGTGGCGGTCGAGCTGGCCGCCGAGCTGCGGCACATGGCGGACTGGCTGGCCCTGGACGACGTCGAGGTGGTGCTCAAGGGGGACCTCGCGGGGGTGCTGAAAGCGGTGGCCCGGTGAGACGGGGGACTCGATGGGCTGACAGAAGTTGAAATCTGTCAGCCCAAGTCCCATAGTGGAGTCATGACGAACTCCACCCACCGCGTGACCCGGCGTCGAGTCCTGGGCACGACCGGTCCCGAGGTGTCGGCGCTCGGCCTGGGCTGCATGGGCATGTCGGACCTGTACGGCCCGGCCGACGAGGCGGAGAGCGTGGCCACCATCCACGCCGCCGTCGACGCCGGCGTGACCCTGCTCGACACCGGCGACTTCTACGGCATGGGGCACAACGAGCTGCTGATCCGCCAAGCCCTGCGCGAGCGCGACCGCGACGACGTGGCGATCAGCGTCAAGTTCGGCGCGCTGCGCGACGCGGACGGCGGCTGGCACGGCAACGACGCCCGGCCCGAGGCGGTGCGCAACTTCCTCGCCTACACGCTGCGCCGGCTCGGCACGGACCACGTCGACGTCTACCGCCCGGCCCGCCTCGACCCGGCCGTCCCGATCGAGGAGACCGTCGGCGCGATCAAGGAGGAGGTCGAGAAGGGCCGGGTCCGCCACATCGGCCTGTCCGAGGTGGGCGCGGACACGCTCCGCCGGGCCGCCGCGGTCCACCCGATCGTCGACCTCCAGATCGAGTACTCGCTGATCTCGCGGGGCATCGAGGAGGAGATCCTGCCCACCGCCCGCGAGCTGGGCGTCGGCGTCACCGCGTACGGCGTGCTGTCGCGCGGCCTGATCTCGGGCCACTGGACGGCGACCAAGGGCGCCGGCGACTTCCGCGCCGTCTCGCCGCGCTTCCAGGGCGAGAACCTGGACCACAACCTGTCGCTGGTGGAGGCGTTGCGCGCGGTGGCCGCCGAGAAGGGCGCCACGGTCGCGCAGCTGGCCATCGCGTGGGTCCTGGCCCAGGGCGAGGACATCGTGCCGCTGGTGGGCGCCCGCCGCCGCGACCGGCTGACCGAGGCGCTGGGCGCGCTGGACGTCACCCTCACCGGGTCGGACCTGGCCCGGATCGAAGCGGCGGTCCCGGCCGACGCCGCGGCGGGGGAGCGGTACGCGCCGGCCCTGATGGCACACCTGGACAGCGAGCGCTGACCGCGGTCCGTGCCGCCGGCCGGTGCGCGCACAATTGACCGGACCAGCTGGCGACACCAGGGAGCACCACGTGGCGGAAGGCCCACTGACCGCGGAGGTCGTCCTCGGCGCCACCGAGGACGTCCTGCGCCGCTTCGGCCCGGCCAAGGCGACCGTGGTGGACGTGGCCCGCGCCCTCGGCGTGAGCCACGGCAGCGTCTACCGGCACTTCCCGACCAAGACGGCGCTGCGGGAGGCCGTCACCCAGCGCTGGCTCGACCGCGCGCACGCGGGCCTCGCCGAG
It contains:
- a CDS encoding aldo/keto reductase, with translation MTNSTHRVTRRRVLGTTGPEVSALGLGCMGMSDLYGPADEAESVATIHAAVDAGVTLLDTGDFYGMGHNELLIRQALRERDRDDVAISVKFGALRDADGGWHGNDARPEAVRNFLAYTLRRLGTDHVDVYRPARLDPAVPIEETVGAIKEEVEKGRVRHIGLSEVGADTLRRAAAVHPIVDLQIEYSLISRGIEEEILPTARELGVGVTAYGVLSRGLISGHWTATKGAGDFRAVSPRFQGENLDHNLSLVEALRAVAAEKGATVAQLAIAWVLAQGEDIVPLVGARRRDRLTEALGALDVTLTGSDLARIEAAVPADAAAGERYAPALMAHLDSER
- a CDS encoding EamA family transporter, whose product is MRWAALGVVYVVWGSTYLGIRFTIESMPPLVSAGTRFFLAGAVLAVVVAWRGGLRMTRRQFGSAVLLGLLLPAWGNGLVVLAEQSVASGLAALLVAAVPLYVVLMRRFAGERPHRVTYAGVAIGLVGLAVLLSDDVGESSWWGPWVVLLAALGWALGSFLSSRLDTPANPFALSAVEMLAGGVALTVAGLAAGERVSFGAITTSSWVAWGYLVVFGSLLAFSSYVYVLGQLPVSTVATYAYVNPVIAVVLGVWLADERFGVRQLLGGLLVVAAVVLVVRAERKRRTPVGVSPRAEDER
- a CDS encoding winged helix-turn-helix domain-containing protein, whose product is MNADVARRIALGAQGFADARPAAEPTRRHLRKVLSRIRLLQLDSVNVAVRAHYMPVFSRLGAYSPSLVDEAAWSHSAQKPRLLVEYWAHEASLVPVEDWPLLHSGAKRPGWWKNHTAVAERSPRLVDDILAVVRELGPLGAGAIEKALAGGGPRAKDHWGWNWSEVKKVCEYLFGEGVLTTGSRRGFERLYDLSERVLPPEVSARWRSVSAEEGARELVARAATALGVATEPDLRDYYRLQPARSRQAVAELVEAGVLEPVEVQGWGAPAYRHVEARVPRRITGRALLCPFDPLIWERARTERIFGFFYRIEIYVPAPKRVHGYYVFPFLLDGELVARVDLKADRAAGVLRVQAAYAEPTADVGRVAVELAAELRHMADWLALDDVEVVLKGDLAGVLKAVAR